From the genome of Candidatus Deferrimicrobium borealis:
CCGCCGACCTGATCGGGGCCGAGATCGAACTGGTGCCGATGGAGCGGAGGGAGCGGCGCCTTGCCGAAGCGCTGTCTCCTATTACGGAGGAGTACGAGGTGATCGTGATCGATTGCCCTCCCTCCCTGGGCCTATTGACGGTGAACGCCCTCTGTGCCGCCGATTCGGTAATGATTCCTCTTCAGTGCGAATATTATGCATTGGAAGGGCTTTCCAGCCTGTTCCGCACCATCGACCGGATCCGGGAGGAGATGAACCCCGGACTGCGGATCGAGGGGGTGGCGCTCACCATGTTCGACGCGCGAAACAACCTGGCCCACCAGGTCGCGGACGAGGCCCGTGAAATACTAAAAGATCAGGTTTTTCAAACAGTTATACCGAGAAATGTCCGCCTGTCCGAGTCGCCCTCCCACGGGAAGCCGGCGCTTCAGTACGCGGTTTCCTCCCGCGGGGCGCAAAGTTACCTCGAACTGGCCCGGGAGATGGTGAACCGATGGAACGGAAGAACGAGCCCGTAAAGAAAAAGGTTCTGGGCCGGGGCCTCTCCGCCCTGCTGACGGGGACAACGTCCTCCGCGGGGGCTCCCGGCGCCGGACGCGATCCCGGATTCCTCCAGATCCCCATGGAAAAAATCCGTGCGGGAAGCCTGCAGCCCCGGAGAACCTTCCCCCCGGGGGCGCTCGAAGAACTCGTCGCCTCGATCCGGGAGAAAGGGGTTCTGCAGCCGGTGCTGGTCCGGCCGACCCCGGACGGGTATGAGCTGGTCGCCGGCGAGCGGCGGTTTCGCGCCGCGGAGGCCGCCGGGCTTTCCACCATCCCGGCGGTGGTACGCAGGCTCTCCGACCGGGAGGCGCTCGAAGCCGCCCTGGTGGAAAATATCCAGCGGGCGGATCTGAACGCGATCGAGCTTGCCGAGGGATACCAACGGCTGGTGCACGACTTCTCCCTCTCCCAGGAGCAGGTGGCGGAGCGGGTGGGGAAAGACCGCGCGACGGTGGCCAACACCGTGCGTCTTCTCAAGCTGCCGCATCCGGTCCGACAGGCGGTCGTGGACGGACGCCTCTCCGCCGGACACGCCCGCGCGCTCCTC
Proteins encoded in this window:
- a CDS encoding AAA family ATPase, which gives rise to MARILTVANQKGGVGKTTTAVNLAASLSVMEKKTLLVDLDPQANASSGVGGIPGGDEERNVYRVLMGEIPVAEAIRGTALPYLYLLPASADLIGAEIELVPMERRERRLAEALSPITEEYEVIVIDCPPSLGLLTVNALCAADSVMIPLQCEYYALEGLSSLFRTIDRIREEMNPGLRIEGVALTMFDARNNLAHQVADEAREILKDQVFQTVIPRNVRLSESPSHGKPALQYAVSSRGAQSYLELAREMVNRWNGRTSP
- a CDS encoding ParB/RepB/Spo0J family partition protein, translating into MERKNEPVKKKVLGRGLSALLTGTTSSAGAPGAGRDPGFLQIPMEKIRAGSLQPRRTFPPGALEELVASIREKGVLQPVLVRPTPDGYELVAGERRFRAAEAAGLSTIPAVVRRLSDREALEAALVENIQRADLNAIELAEGYQRLVHDFSLSQEQVAERVGKDRATVANTVRLLKLPHPVRQAVVDGRLSAGHARALLSAPPEHVASICETVLRRGLSVRETERLCGPAGKRKTARNVAPPDVHRKSLEEELSRRGGTRVRLRGTLKKGCVEISYFSSEELDRLCDVLFKGR